Part of the Cottoperca gobio chromosome 1, fCotGob3.1, whole genome shotgun sequence genome, CATAGCCTTTTTCCCTACCCTTCTTTTCCATCATCGAGTGAGGCCGATACACGGTGGCTCCAAAACTGTAATGCATTCTTCGGCAGCTACGAGGACTTCCATGAGAGCGCCCTTGACATAAAAGGAGTTaatgattctctctctctctctcgggaaGTAGCAGTGGCCAAATCATTGTTCTCTGTGTGACTGTCACATCTAGCCATATTAATAAATCCACAGGATTGTCTTTTTGCTGTCACTGTAACCTGCTGGTACGGAAAGAACAGCCAACTGATGGTGGATCCAAAATAAATCTCATCTTTTCCATCCATTCCCATGAGATTCCAGCATGCATTGCAAAAAAATGCTACTCCTAAGCAATTCAGTTCAGTGCTGAGTCTCAAAGTCTTGATTTCCttaaagaaagataaaaatacTCCGACAGGGAGATTTACTGTAGCTACTATACACACTGTAGGTCTACAGGAGTGACAGTAAATTACAGTTTATTCAATTAAATTTAGGTGCCACCAGTTCCATGTCATTGTAAGTCTAGGTTGTCACTGGCAAATGAGTTGGACTAATGGGAAATGTGGTGCAGAGAAGCATGAATGCTTATGTCATGCCATTTTATTCATTGGCATTGCCTAAGGCCAGAAATAATTAGACACCGTCATGCAGTTATAGCAGAAAAGCTGTATCTGCATCATATAGTTATAAGTTTTAAAACCGCAGAAAATGTTcctattattttaaattttttgattcattcatttcttaTGTAAGATTCTTATTCATAAAAAAACTCCGAaacaattgtattttaatgtctcCACGTGTCTaaattctgttttatatttcactactgttaaattgtaatgtAATTCATAATTTCTTTATAGCCTAAAACTGGTCAAATTTGAGTCTAAGAAACATTTGTATCTTATCTATCGATTCAAAACTCactatatgtactgtaactatgtatgtacatatatgtactGTAAGGTAAACTGCACCTCAGCCCTCTAAAGACAGAGCATATTACCTCTATGTCCTTAATGGTAGCTACAGCCCCGGCTTGAGCctcaacaaatacaacatttgctCTTACCCATGTAGTacattctgtgtgtttgtttacgtGTGTTATTACGCAGATGGCAGCAACTTCTGAGAGACTCGGATTCAAAGGTTCAACGTGGCCTTCCTCTGCAGCTGACCGATGACGCATCAATCCTTTATGCATTGTGCAGTTTGCAACCTTTCATCGGTTTTGGTGAAGGCAAGAGACGGCTTTTTGGGAAAAATGTAAGACAAACAATTCCACTGAATTGTGTCGAGATGAAGTTGAATACAAGACCCTAACGCTGAAGTCGTCACTCACAGGTGTGTGCAAGTTCTTCAACCCTGCTCCTCTTTTTGACCAATATATAACAAGTGTGGACAATGTGTAGGAGGTATGTAGCAGCTTCATGGTGACATTGTGGTATTTAATGCTGTATTTTGCTGGGTTAACATTCCATCAGGTACAAGTATAAGATCATGTAGCTCTTTGTTGAATCGATCATCCAGATCCTTCGTCATACTGTATTTCAGTTTGTCCAATTTCTTACTTTATTCCCTAGAAATATATGACTGTATATGAATgatttttgggggggggggggggggggggggggcgtctcATACTGTGGCAGTAATGTTTTATATCCACATGAGGGCGGTGTGTGTGCTGTTATGGGGACCTAGACATTTGCATTGACTTGATCTGACTCATCTGTGAGAAGTAACATTACATCTAAGTGGTTTGCTGATTAGCCTCAGGCTAAAGGCAAGTACATTTGCACCCGCAGCAAAAGCCTCTAGTATTAAGACCTGTCTGAGGTCTGTTTATACTGCACAGCAAATTATTCACACATTAATAGTGCATAACTGTGCAGAATGAATGGAATAGGAACATCAAACCTGATAGGATGGTTGCATTTATCTTACAGATAACATTTGTCTGCATGAATATATCAGAAAAATGGGAGCTTAAGAAGGGACACTATAGGGGAGAAATAGTCTGCTATATTGTCTACCAACAGCAAATTGGCCATTTATTACAAACTGAGTTGCTCCAGGCAATCTGACCTCTTGGCTGCAGTCTGAACTCTTCTGCTGTATGTGTCACACTAAAGATCCGCTGGCCTCTTCCAGCCTTACAATTTAAAGCAAATACattgacactgacacacagactctGGGTTCAAAACCAGTTCAACTTTATTAGAAGAagtagtggaataaaaaaaagcaaaacaaatgcatgaaaaTGTTAAGACCTCTCTAGAGAACCATGGATTTAGACAACGGACTGTGATTTGCCCAACCTCCGGTCATCCTCTGAGTAGCGTCGGAAAGTTTCTCCCAGCAGTGGCTCCAGGGCCTCAGCTGAGCGGTAGGAGCGGGCGCGCACGGCACAGGCGATGACGCCACCCACCACTGCCGCCACCAGCACTGCCGAGACAATGGCGATGGTGATGATCTCAGACACGGTGTAGGCACGAGctatgaaagaggagagaaaggtcATGAGGGGTCATTGGGTGTTGTCGGTCGGTCTGTgcgtaaatgtgtgtgtgctgctacATACCTGGCCACTGGACCTCATAGGAGTATCCCAGGTTTTCTGGGGCTGAGACGAACATCTCAGCATTGGTAACAGGAGGCCAAAAGGGAACCATATTGAATCTGCTGTTGTGCCCGATGGGAGCATTCTCCTCAGGGTAAACTACTTCACCTGCAGgatgagaaggaaaaaaagggtTTTATCCATCTATTCTTCCCTCTGAGTGAGTTTCTGTATCTGCACTTAGTTCAGTGTGCGTGTACCTGGTTGGTGCCTGCTAAGCCACTCGTCGAAGATTGCATCGGTGAACGTGTGCAGCAGGACAAAGATGGGGTCGTTGGGCGAGAGGTGAGTCTGTCCGCCCGTCCCGTTGAGGAAGAGATGCGCCAAGTTGTGGAGGCTGCGGACCACCGGGTCATACATCCCCTGGGGGGCGCTGTAGcctagaaaatacaaaacaacaaagccaATGCATGAAAGCCATATGTGAGTTGAGGGTCGAGACTGAACCTGAATATCCTGGTAAATCTTAAGTGCTTCAATTCTGACCCATGACACATAACTGCGCACCTTCAATGGTGTTCCTGAAGCTCTCGGAGGAGGTGGAGTAGTAAGGTGGAGTGTCGAAGGCGTTGAGCTCCAGACAGTCCAGCACATCCTGGGGCTCTGGCAGCTTCTGCACCATGGGCCGTGCCACGTTACCCGCTGGGTTCCTGCTGATGGGACTGGTTTCTGTGCCTAGGTGAAGAACAGAAGCCAAGGTTTTAGAGTTAATATTATCCAACTCAAGTCCAATATAGTTACCTCTACACTCAGACAAAAgataactattttctttttggttAGTGGGGCATTGTAGTCCAGATTCAGGCCAGTGGTCCCCACAGAAGGGGAAAGCAAGATAATTAGAAATATATTGAACTACTTTCTAATTCTATGTGGGAGGCTAGACTAGTTTGATCCGTCTTAAACATGACAGGTTGGcagttttgtcttttaattatTCACTAAAAGTCAACAGTAGTGAGTGGGAGCTCTGTGACTGAacagaagttttttttttttttttctttcttgcacGCAtgatctctttctttcttttttttgtgctttctctcccacacgtacacaaacacacacaagagcaCATAAACAGAAGGCTACATAACTTagttgtctgtctgtttgaagATTATTCCCTCAGATCAAAGGAACCAGTAGACTGCTAGATTCCCCGTCTTCAACAAGCACATGCACAAATGAGGCAACCCCCCTAACCCATTTAAGGAGATGTTGCTTGTTGATGCAGGAAATACCGGGGCTGTCATGACTCTCTAAGGGGATTAATGAGACAGATCGTTGACACGTTGGCCACTCACATGTTCTACCTGTTACCAAATTCCCTCTGCTTTCTTCTTACTCATATAaaaggaccccccccccccccccccacacacacatacacacacacacacagttgtgtttGTAGTAGAGCCCTACGCTAACAGAGGATTGACATTCTTCTTTTGTTCCACAATaccagaggaaaataaatattgtatgatTTCGGTGTATCGGTTATAATCTGGTGCCAGTGTGGAATGAGATCCAATCCCTACAAATCTGATCATGTAAAGTCTATCTCATTAAAGTGTTACACACAGTTGCCTTATTCTGGTCTAAACTGCTTGACCCATTGTGAATTAACACTTGAAAAACTCTTTGTGCGGATGGCTGCTATAGAGAAATAAGACTCAGTGGAAGATTGTTTCAAAACCCTGTGTTTAGGATGCAGTGCGTTGGATGCACACAGCAACTCAGAACTCAAGTAGTTTCAAACAAACTGTAGTAACAGCGAGCAATATCGAATGCGGCAGCTGTCAGGTATTATTTATAGGAACTTATGTTCTACATGCTCTCTTTAGGAGCTATTTGCTCTCTTTTACAATGCAGCCGAGACTACCCTGTATATCAACACTGCGTTCCTGCACAGTGCGGtccagtttgtgtttctgcatcCGTTCTTACTGTTGCAGACGGTGCCCAAAGTGTCGTAGTCTTCCACACTCTCACAGATGACCCTCCACTGGGAGAACACAGAGTTGGAACTGATGGAGCTGATGTCGAAGGAGCTCCTGGCTCCGAGCAGCTCGTCGGTGCAGATGTCACACTCGCTGCCTCCGATGGCAAAGTTCCAGTAGGGCAGGGCGAAGGTGGAGTCGCCCAGCATGTCCTTCATATATGGAAAAAGGGAAGTGTTCATGGATGGATATATACAGAAAATGTAGAAGATAAAATGTCACTCAGAATGTTtgttaaatgtgtattattgttTCATGAACTGATTCCTCTGGTTTCACCCTTGCAATCCCTAATTTTCTTACCATTTTCCACTTTGGTGTAATTATCTTTtaccctctctctgtcctccttcctccctgtaCCGCCTTTCTCCTGCAGGATAGATATCTGTCTCCATCCCTTCAAATCCCCAcgctctttccttcctcctcttatCATCCCTTCTCCCGTCCTCACTTCCACCATCCTTCCATCAGCCTAAAAGCCACctcttttcctttccctctttctccatcccttcctcccctctcctcacctgCATGTCTCTCTCCAGTTGCAGCAGATGAAAACGATGCCAGGTGACAAATCCCGGGCCCTCGTGGGAGAAGTCTACGCCTCCAAAGCTGGCCTGGCCCGACCCCAGGTATGTTTTGCTGACAGAGTAGTAGTGGCTCCAAACAAAGTAGTTGTAAACGGTGATGTTCTCAAACTGCGGAGTGTTGCCATCAGGCCCAAACACCTCCTGGTACCTACAGATGAGAGGAGCAGCTGGATAAATGTcaccttgtgtgtttttttcctccacaCTGCTCTAAGATTATCCTCTTGTTCTTCAATGCAGAAAGTCTCTAAACTATTGGTTGATTCGATATGTGAGACTATATGCTTTCAATTGAAGTTGAAATTTGGTAGGCACtgcatgtacattttttatCTGTGTGAAATAGCAGAGGGGGACTTGGCTTCAAATATGAGGCCCGTAGCTGAAAACCTGGGCATGCCTGTTAGGGGGTTAAAAGGGTTCTTACACCTGCAGCTGAGAATTccttcaacaacaaaaaaacatcttcaaCTGATTTACAAAGAGGTTATTCACAGATTGATATATTGTTACTTAGAATATCTTATAAATCTCTTTACTCCTGCCGAAACTGATCATTTTCACGTTCGCCTGCATCTTAAACAGAAAGCAACCATAATAAATGTTATGATTTTACTGATAACTATCAAAACACAGCATGGGTTCACTCATATATTAACTGCCAGACTCTAGCTAGACTAAGCCTGCAGATTCTCGGCTGTCTGCAATctactttttaaatgacttcatTAAATCAATTTTTAAATATTCTTAGCATTATTTTTCTCCTACTCAAGCCCCATACAGAATGAttgtaataatgtataataataataataataatatatgcgTATGTATGTACCGCCGTGTACAGATGACCAGGTCAGGGTGGACAGTCCTCTTAGCTTGGTCCAAAGCGTTCACAAATGCCCGCTTCTCAGCCGTGCTCATCTGCATGATATTCCTCCTTACTGGAGTGATGTTAATGGGGTGGAGGAATACAGGAGggcaggaagaaagaaaataatgggTTATTGAGGTGTGAgagtaacaaaagaagagaggaggaaataaagttttattaaaaatgaatatagACTTTCTTTAACTCTAAATGCTGCCCTCATTCCCTTGACTGATGTATGTTCCTACGTCTTTGAGGCCCACTGAGATCTTAAAGGATACAGTCGGAGATAGACATTGGATTTACAGGTTGCCAATATTGAGTTTAGACAAAATCTATTCTCTTACCCACAGAGATCCTCTGATCACAGTTTGGTCCAGTCAGCCCGTGTCGACATTGCCCACAGTTGTAGCCACTGAAATTCCCATTACATTGGCAAGTGCGGTTGAAGAATCTCAGCGGccacctctctctgtcatcacgCCCAGCATAAGGGTACTGGGGTCCGTGGCGGCGGTTGTCAGCTGCGATGGAGACACACTGCCCTCTTCCTGTGCTGGAGCCACACTCGTCCCCCGCCGCCCCTGTAGGGGACGGGCAGCACTGGCCACTCTGCAGCGCCGCCGGAGTGACACACTGCCGAGGGAACTGGGCCAGCGTTAGGGTGGCGCACAGGGTCACCACCAGGAGACCCACTCTCCACATGCTACCAAAATCCAGAGAGAAGGATAAGATTAGAGAATGAGGTAATAATAAAGTAGGTTAGGAATTTTAGAAACGCAAAGAGAGTAGACACATTTTACATCTTCAGACTTGTTTTACGTCCTTCCATCTTTTTTCTAAACCGCTTATCGCGTTCAGGGTTGTAAGGGGCAGGAGCACACATTTGGTAAGATGAAGACAAAACATTCAATACACTGCAGACATACACTTCAATTAAGCTCAAGAACAACTCACTCGGTTTGTGTTCTCTTGTTCAAGCCAATTGTCTTAACATTATTCCGAAACTTCACTTCTTAAACGCCCCTGTAGGCACTGTGAGTCATTATTCATAATTCACAAAGCCATTAGCTTTCAACTCTTACAAGTTCAGAAATGCTTTCAACAACAGACGGCAAGAGATGATTTGCTTCAACCTTTTTTGTAGTTAGATTTGCTTGTCTTTTGAAGCTTGTGGATTAGGAATGAATGAAGTGACTAATAGTTTGTCAGGAGAAATTACTTTTCAACAAAACAGTGATAACAGCCACTGAAGAAAAGTTACTCATTTAAGTTTTTTAAACGTGCaaaaaagtgctttacatgttgcacttttgcagaGATAGTGTatattatgaatgaatgaatgcattaCTCAACCAGTGCAACATGGGCTATTATGTGAGGAATCTGTTGTGTATCCTCAATTTTGCTAAAATCTTAATTGTATATTAGTTTCATATACACTTTTAATTTGTGAACGATGCCGAAACAATCATACACACTGTTAGGTTTTAAGACTTATTGCATTCTACAGTTCATTATGTGAAAAAGCATCAGTGTGATGTGTTTCCCCTACCTCTGACTGTGCATGCTGCTCCTCTCTTGCTGCAGAATTGTAGCACCCCAAGAGTCGGCCCATTTCCCCCTTCTGGCTTAAATAGCTATTGAGCACATGACCAGttcagaccacacacacatacacacacatacacacagaacattCACATGCCTTGTGATCATAACCCAAATGacgcttgtgtgtgtggtaaataacacaataaaagacTGACTGTGAGAAGGCAACCATGCTTAAGCCATACATGGGTAGATTTAATCGCTTTCCACAACATCGTGATGTTTTGTTATCTGTGGAGGAAAGATTCTTGATCATTTCTGCACACAAATTAATCTTTTGTTGCCCTAAAATTACTCAATTTGTGTTGCTCCAATAATTGAACATTTCCAATTGTGCCCTGCTGAGTTCAGAATAATCCATACTGAGAGGAAAGAACGAAAGCACAAGTTcaacattatcatttttatttggtaCTGCTCAAATCATAAATGATGACAAAAAGGTCAGGAgctatgtaaaataaaaaactattttaaactttatatcagaaatgaattatttttcatatattttattgaaaCTGTGCAGATATGGTACTTTATGTACTGCCAAAGCCCTTTATAAATTGCTGATAAAAAGGGAAATTGGTTGGACCCACTGCCCCTTTTATATAATTAAACAGCTTTGTACAGCGTGACTGAGGTGGTCAGtatgaaaaacatttcttaactTTCTAGCCTAAAGAGCTTACAGACATCAAActaaattcttttttttaatcacatttacacacactctcatacatGCGCAGAGTATTTTAAACatgctcttcctcctcactcATTCAGGTGTGTTTACCTGTCAATGCACATTTCTACTTCCTCACGTTCACACATGTCAAACGTGTGACAGTATCTCTTTCTTTCAATTTACACTCACACGGACagacaatacaatacaaatgtgttacatttacagtagTTATTACAGTCAGAATCCAAGGAAGTCTGTGTTGGGTTGGTTAGGATTCGAGAATTTAGGGTAATTCATTGGATATCTGGGTGAATTGAGATTGGGTACAGGGATGGAGAGTGGCTTTTTCTGGGTTCTATTTAGATACAGTAGGAACAGACAAAAGAGTTGGATCTCCTAGAGAATGGAAGTCCTGAGGTCTTGTGAGGAGTCTGGTGATGGTCCGGAGTTGGCCGACTCCTCTGCGGAGCTGGGCGGGAGGTCGGACATGGCTATTGCATGCTTCTCTTCGTGCTGCTCTTTGTTTAGAGCCAGGGTTGAAGCCACATCAGATGGGTCAAGTGGTGCTATCCTGGAAGAGAGGACAGTAGAGCAGTTGGCATCCATTTAACATGAATTGCAGTGAGGGAAAAGACAAGGCTTATTGATGGCAGGAATAATCACTGACAGAGTGCATACAATAAAAGCTATTTGATACAAATGGGGATAAAATCTGCGTTGCTTTACAGGAGGCGAAAGACGGGCTCGTTGTGATGGGACACTGAGAGTACcagtaaatacaaacacaacttAATTTAGTGTTTTTCATAATGGCTGTCAAACTCCTGTTGATTATGGTGCTGCAAGCAAATGCTAATATTTTCACCACTAGGTCTGTTTATTTAATGACGCACCAGATGTAGAAGCATACAGACTGTGGTGGAAGGAGATACGCTGGGAGGTAATGACACACCCAGATATAAATTGATAATTTGACATTATGGACTAATTGCAGGTGTCCTGGATGCAAGAATTTCTAAAAGTGCTACATACTTGTTGGTCTACCCTGAAGAGTATCCAAACCGCCATCTTAAGTGTCATTCCAAATGTATAAGGCTTGTAAACTGAAGGGCGGCATTTTACCCTGAACACATTGTGGCCATTCATTACTTCCTCTGCTGTAATCTGGCAGGGTGCAGAATATAATTCTACTACCTGCCAAAGTATTTGGTCTTACAGTAGCTTTAGGGCCGTGCAGAACTCTAATGCACAACCCATTTTGTATAacaacttattttaaaatgatttctgcTTTTTCATTCAATTAACTTGTGTATCTTACATTTCTATTAC contains:
- the tyrp1b gene encoding tyrosinase-related protein 1b isoform X2, which gives rise to MHSQSMWRVGLLVVTLCATLTLAQFPRQCVTPAALQSGQCCPSPTGAAGDECGSSTGRGQCVSIAADNRRHGPQYPYAGRDDRERWPLRFFNRTCQCNGNFSGYNCGQCRHGLTGPNCDQRISVVRRNIMQMSTAEKRAFVNALDQAKRTVHPDLVICTRRYQEVFGPDGNTPQFENITVYNYFVWSHYYSVSKTYLGSGQASFGGVDFSHEGPGFVTWHRFHLLQLERDMQDMLGDSTFALPYWNFAIGGSECDICTDELLGARSSFDISSISSNSVFSQWRVICESVEDYDTLGTVCNSTETSPISRNPAGNVARPMVQKLPEPQDVLDCLELNAFDTPPYYSTSSESFRNTIEGYSAPQGMYDPVVRSLHNLAHLFLNGTGGQTHLSPNDPIFVLLHTFTDAIFDEWLSRHQPGEVVYPEENAPIGHNSRFNMVPFWPPVTNAEMFVSAPENLGYSYEVQWPARAYTVSEIITIAIVSAVLVAAVVGGVIACAVRARSYRSAEALEPLLGETFRRYSEDDRRLGKSQSVV
- the tyrp1b gene encoding tyrosinase-related protein 1b isoform X1; its protein translation is MWRVGLLVVTLCATLTLAQFPRQCVTPAALQSGQCCPSPTGAAGDECGSSTGRGQCVSIAADNRRHGPQYPYAGRDDRERWPLRFFNRTCQCNGNFSGYNCGQCRHGLTGPNCDQRISVVRRNIMQMSTAEKRAFVNALDQAKRTVHPDLVICTRRYQEVFGPDGNTPQFENITVYNYFVWSHYYSVSKTYLGSGQASFGGVDFSHEGPGFVTWHRFHLLQLERDMQDMLGDSTFALPYWNFAIGGSECDICTDELLGARSSFDISSISSNSVFSQWRVICESVEDYDTLGTVCNSTETSPISRNPAGNVARPMVQKLPEPQDVLDCLELNAFDTPPYYSTSSESFRNTIEGYSAPQGMYDPVVRSLHNLAHLFLNGTGGQTHLSPNDPIFVLLHTFTDAIFDEWLSRHQPGTLVYPEENAPIGHNSRFNMVPFWPPVTNAEMFVSAPENLGYSYEVQWPARAYTVSEIITIAIVSAVLVAAVVGGVIACAVRARSYRSAEALEPLLGETFRRYSEDDRRLGKSQSVV